The DNA sequence TCACTTTTGTCATTAACGCCGCGCTCATTCTCCTCGCGTCATCGGTCATAAAGGGTTTCGAGGTGGCCGGCTTCTGGTGGGCCCTGCTCTACAGTATCGTCCTGTCCGTCATCAACTCCCTGCTCAATCTTATTGTGCAGCCACAACAAGACTGATGGCAAACTCATCCCTGAAATGTTCAATATCTTTTTGAATGCCTTCGGTGCTTCAGGAAGTTGTCCGTATAGAGGGCGGCCAGTTCCCGTGAGGTGATAATGAGAAGGTTCTCGGCGTTCTTGCCCTCGGCGGCGTAGGTGAAGTTGAAGGAACCCGTTATGACCGTCTGGCGGTCAACGACGATGACCTTGTTGTGCGCGCAGGCGTGCCTGTCGTCGAGCCAGACACTGACGCCGCCTGCCCTGAGAACCCGGGCCGCGACATGTTTGTGCTCTCTCTGCTCGTAGCCGTCCAGAATGACATCCACCTCGACACCCCGTTTGCGTGCCTTGACGAGGGCCGTCTGGATAGGTTTCGATGTGAAGAGATAGGCCTCCACCAGGAGCTCGCGGGTGGCTTCACCGATCTGCCTCACTATGGCCCTGGTTGCGCCCCCGTGGGGACTGAAGCAGACACTCGCCGGGGCATTGTTGAGAACAACATCGGCCGCCCCAAGGTGCCAGGGCAGGACGAAAAGAATGAACAGAACCGCCAGCGAACGATAGATAGACCCCTTCATTGTCAAGCCTTTTCACCTCGAAGAGCCTACAGGAACGATAGACGCCGTTACAGCGTGCCCCGGAGCCTCCCGACCTTTCTCACTCGTAGTCCTTCGGCACAAGACAGATCATAACCAGGGGCCGGTCCGCAGCCGTGTTCTTATACTGGTGGACCTCGCCGGGCAGAACGAGTGCGAAGTCACCTTTTTGAACAGGCTGTTCCTTGCCCTCGGAGTCCACGAGGGCGCCCTCTCCATCAATTATGTAGTTCATGTGTTCGAACGGATGGCCGTGATATGGCGTATGCCCCCCCGGTTCGATCGTAAAGACCCGAAGGGAGTACGCGGGCACCCCGTCCGCCTTGGCAAGGGGTATTTGCTTCCAGGCCCCGCTCGCCCCTTCCATCGTCATGCGCACCTTCTCGACCTTGCTGAGATCAGTGATCTTCATAGTCTCGCTCCTTGTCTGCAATGTGATGCAGGATCAGCCATTATACCACACGGGAATGACCAATGACCAAATCTCAATTACGTCTCCAGTGCTGTTCTCCTCACCATGTTTCCCCGGGAGCTTATCACGATCGTTTCCGTGGGTATTGTCTTTCCCGACCGTTTCATCGCGGTCTCAACGATGAGGGGCATTTTGGAGCAGCAGGGGACCTCCATGATGGCTATGGTGACACTCTTTATGTCCGCCGTTGAGAAGATCCGGGTGAATTTCTCGATATATTCAGCGGTGTCGTCGAACTTGGGACATCCCATCATGACCACCCTGCCCTTGAGGAGGTCTTCGTGAAAATTGGGATAGGCTACGGACGTGCAGTCTGAAGCGACCAGGAGGTCGGCGTTCCTGAGGAAGGGAGCTGTCGGCGGGACCAGCTTGATCTGAACCGGCCAGTGGGTGAGCCTCGTCGCCTGGCGTGTTCCAGGCTCCCCGGTCTGTTCTTCCGGGGGCGGTGTAAACATTTGAAGCTGCGTGGAGGGGCAGCCGCAGGGCAGGGCAGGGGACTCGGCGGGGTCGGTGAAAGGGGGGTTCTCACCTGACCCTGCGCCGATGGTCTTTTTTGCTGTAAGATATCTTTCGACCGCTTCTTGATCGAAGGAATCCGCTTCTCGTTCAATGATGGATATGGCGTCTACGGGACATTCGCCGAGACATGCGGCCAATCCATCGCAGTACCGTTCCGCGACGAGCCGAGCCTTTCCGCCCACGAGCTCGATGGCCCCTTCAGCGCAGGCGGCAACGCATTGTCCGCATCCATTGCATTTTTCTTCATCAATATGGACGATCTTCCGTGCTGTTCTCATGATGGCTCCTCAAGACAGGTCATGGACGGGTGGCGGGTGATGGGTAGTTCCATGACCCGCCACCCGCTATCCTATCCCAATATCTCCTTCAGGTCCTGATCCGGTGTCGTAATGGGCTTTATGTTGTATTTCTCCACGAGCACGTTGAGTATGTTGGGGGTGATGAAAGCCGGTAAAGTCGGTCCCAGGCGCATGTTCCTGATGCCGAGGTAGAGCAGGGTGAGCAATATCGCCACCGCCTTTTGTTCGTACCAGGACAGCACGAACGACAGGGGCAGTTCGTTGACGCCGACGTTGAAGGCCTTTGAAAGCGCCAGGGCTATCTGGATGGCGGAGTATGCGTCATTGCATTGCCCGATGTCGAGAAGACGGGGAATGCCGCCGATATCGCCGAGCTGCTTGTCGAAGAAGCGGAACTTGCCGCAGGCAAGTGTGAGGACGATGCAATCATCGGGGACTTTTTCGACAAACTCGGTGTAGTAGTTTCTTCCCGGTTTCGCGCCGTCACAGCCGGCAACGAGAAAGAAATGCCGTATTTTACCCGCCTTGACGGCGTCGATGACCTTGTCCGCTACACCCATGACGGCGTTGCGGGCAAAACCGACCATGACCTCCCTTCCGTTGGTATCGGCATCGAAACCCGGCAGTGCGAGGGCCCTGTCGATGGCGGGCTTGTATTCTCCGTTGGCGATGTGGGCAACCCCGGGCCAGGCAACGGGACCCGTCGTGAAGATGTTCTCCGAGTATGATTCAAGGGGTTTCTGGATGCAGTTGGTGGTCATGATGATGGAGCCGGGGAAGTTGGCGAACTCCTTGTGCTGGTTCTGCCAGGCCGTCCCGTAATGACCGTAGAAGTGGGAATATGTTTTGAGTTTCGGATACCCATGGCAGGGGAGCATCTCGCCGTGGGTATAGACATAGATTCCCTTGCCTTCCGTCTGTTTCAGTATCTCTTCGAGGTCTTTGAGATCGTGGCCCGAGACGAGGATAGCCTTGCCCTTTCTTGAGCCCAGGGGAACCGCGGTTGGAACGGGATGACCATACGTTTCGGTGTTGGCGGCGTCAAGCAGCTCCATGGCCTTCAGGTTTATCTCGCCGCATTTTAAAACGAGCCCCAGCCATTCGTTGAGCCCCAGTTTATTCTCGAGAACCTCGGCAAGCGCGTCATATATGAACGTATAGACAACCTCATCTTCCTTGTTCAACAGGGCCGCGTGGTATGCGTATGCGGCGACGCCCCGCAGGCCGAAGACCAGGGTGTGCATGAGGGATGTAACGTCGGCATTCTCGTTCCGTATGATTTGGAAGCCCACCGCCTCTCCCTGTTTCACAAGACCTTCCGTGGCATGATCGGGCATTGTTGGGGTCCGGCCGCCGGGGAGATGGGGATTTCCGCCCTTTGCGGCGATCTTGCCTATAAGGTCGTCGCGCCGTGCAGCCACGCTCCCTATCATGTCCCTGAGACGTTCGGTGTCGAAATCAACATTCGTCAATGTGTGAAAGAGGGCTTCGGCTGCCAGCAGGTTGGTCGCCCTATCCGTTTTCAACCCCTGTTTCAGGGCCTCCCTTGCAAAATAGGACAGCTCCGCCGTGACATAGACCAGCAGGTCCTGAAGAGCAGCCACATCGGGCTGCTTCCCACAAACTCCAACCTTCGAACATCCCTCACGCTGTGCCGTCTGTTCACATTGATAACAAAACATAAGCTCCTCCTCGGTGTATATTTTTGATTTCATAAAGGAAATATAGCACAGAAAAAAATACATGCTTTGACTTAGGTCAAAAAGGGGAAGGAAGTTTCAAATGTCAGGTTTCACGCTGAGATGACATCGAGGCCTGAGTGGGCAGAAAGCCAAAAATCCCTCCCTTCTCTGCGGAAGGGAGGGATTGTCTTTCGGCCGCAATTGATGTCTCGAGAACTTGAAACCTGGAACCGCCTTTAGGGCGTAAACGTCGACAGCTGGTAGGGTGTGTCTTTTGTTTCCAGGGGGGATGATTCCTTCTTTTCGAAATAGATCTGTTTCTCTGCAATTTCCCTGAGTGACGTCACTATTTCCCTGTTCGTCGATTTGGTCAGGGGTTTTGCGCCTTTTATGAGCTGTTTTGAACGGCGTGCTGCGAGATGGACGAGCTCGAAACGGTTTTCAACCAGTTCCATGCAATCTTCAACAGTTATTCTTGCCATGGTCTTGTCTCCTTATATCGTCGATCGCCTTCTGGAACGTCGTGTATGCTTTTCCGAGGTCGTCGTTGACGATAGTATAGCCGAAATGGTCTTTTCTTGCAATTTCTTCTTCGACGCGCTTCATCCGGGTTTCGATCTCCTTCTCTCCGCGCAGGGACAGGCGATTGATGAGCTCCGCGACGGACGGCGGTTCGATGAAGATGAGCCGTGCGGCGGAACAGGTGCCGCTGATGTTGATGGCGCCCTTTACGTCTATGTCGAGGATAATGTCCTTTCCCGTCTCGAGGGTGGCGAGGATCTCGGCGCGGGGAGTCCCATAGAGATTCCCGTGGACATTTTCCCATTCAAGAAAATGCCCTTTCGCGACCATTGCCTCGAAGGTCGCCTTGTCCACGAAATGATAATCCTTTCCATTGAACTCATGAACCCGTTTCTGCCGTGTCGTATAGGAGACGGAGAAGGCGCTGTGGTCGTCTTCGCGGAGAAAACGCTCGATGAGAGTCGACTTGCCCACTCCTGATGGACCGGAGACGACGATGAGCACGCCCTTCCTGCCGTCATTCATAATGGGCCCCGCCTCCCGCATCCGCCGCGCCCGGGCTATTCCACATTCTGCACCTGTTCGCGTATCTTTTCTATCTCCACCTTGATCCTGATGACCCGTTCGTTTATGTAGAGGTCGTTGGATTTGCTCCCGATGGTGTTCGTCTCCCGAACCATTTCCTGGATGATGAAGTCAAGCTTTCTTCCGATGGCTTCGAGGGATGAAAGGGTGCCGCGGAAGTTGTCAAGGTGCCCCGTGAGACGCACGATCTCTTCCGATATGTCGAGACGCTCCATGTAGATGGCGATCTCCTGCAGAACGCGGGTCTCGTCTACCGCAACGGACTGCGTTATCTCTGCTATCTTGGAGCGAAGCTTTTCTTCGTGGGCCTTTATGACGGCAGGCCATCCCGTTTCTATCTCGGAAAGGTTGGCGACTATTGTCTCCAGTCGCCCGAGGAGGTCATTCTTGATGTACTCGCCTTCCCTCGCGCGCTCTGCATTGAGGGCGACAAGAAGGTCTGAACAGGTTTGGGTGAGGATCTCTTCGGGGAGGGTGTTGTTCTCCTCGTATATGAACACGTCCTTCAGCGTGAAGATGTTCTCTATTGTCAGGTTCCCCTTGAGCCCGTAATTCTCCTTCAGGTCGCGCGCCATCGCGGCGTATTGCCGGACGATGTTCCCGTTGACCCGGGGTATCGTCATCTCATCGACGGTTTTCTCCCACTTGATGGTCACGTCCACTTTTCCCCTCTTGACGTGCCTTTTGACAAGATCCCTCAACTTTTGTTCCGATGCATAGTCACCGCGGGGAAGCCTGATGTTCGTTTCCAGGTAGCGGCTGTTGAGGCTCCGCGCCTCGCTCATGATCCTGCCTTCGGGGAACTCTTTTTCGATCTTCGCGAATCCTGTCATGCTCTTGGGCATAATCCACCTTTATGTGTGCCGCGCCCGCTGTCCGCAGGCTCTCAGGGATCCTTTGCAGAGCTCTCTCCACCGGTTGAAAAGGGTTATCGTTTGCTCTTCGGCGTAATCCGGGTACGTCCACTGAAGAGCACGGTATGTTCCGCTGCTGAATATGAGTGTAAGGTCGGCGTGAATCCCTTTCCCCAGGTAAACCCTGTGCGCGTATCCCTTTGTAGTTGCGAGTATAACATGTTCAAGGGCGATATATCCAGAGTCAATATTGACCGTTCTCCGACCGTCCCTCGTAAAAAGATCCTCCACATCATTGGTGATCATCTTGATATCGGGAAGCGTTTCGCGCTCGACGAGAGGAGTAAAAAGGACAAAAAACCGGTAGAGCCCCGCGCCCATCTCTTTTTCGTAGTATGTGGTGTGTGTAAAGAGGACCGGCGGGGTCTTCTCTTCGATGGGCCCCATTGCGCCGGCGAGGTGCCTCAGCACCGCCTCGAGGTCCACATCTGCGTCGAAGATGATGCTGGCGAAGAGCCTTACCTGTTGGGGGCGCCTGATCTTTCCCATAGGATGAAGTATTCCCTGTTCTTCCTTTCCCTTTCCCTTGGGGCCTCCACGGTTTCAACGGCCCCGATGCCGAGGGTCTGTCCGAATTCCCTGATATCCGTAAGGACGGTTTCTATTTTCTCCCGGTCCTTTACGATGCCCCCCTTGCCGACGTTGTAGCGCCCTACCTCGAACTGCGGCTTTACGAGGGAAACGATGCGGCCTTCATCGCCAAGGACGCCAACGGCGGCGGGGATGATCTTCTTCAGGGAGATGAAGGAAACGTCTATGGTGATGATATCCACCATCTCGCCGATGTCATCGAGGACAAGGTAGCGGGCGTTGAAGTTCTCCCTGAGGATTATCCTTACATCGTTCCGGAGTTTCTCATGAAGCTGATGTGTCCCGGAATCGACGGCGTATACCTTTCGCGCCCCCTCCTTGAGGAGGCAATCGGTAAAACCGCCCGTTGACGAACCGATGTCGAGGGCTGTTCTGCCCTTGACGGCAAGGCCGAAGGCATCGAGCGCGGCCTTAAGTTTAACCCCGCCGTAGCTGACATAGGGGATGGGGTTTCCTCTGACCTCGAGGCAGACCGTGTCGTCCACCCTGTTGTCCGCCTTGAGGACCCGCTGCCCGTCGGCGTAGACCTCTCCGGCCATGACGAGAACCCGCGCCTTTTCCCGCGACGGCGCCAACCCGCGCCTGGTAAGGAGCGTGTCTATTCTTTCTTTAACCACGTCCTGACGGTCCTCACGATGCCATCGAGGTCGATGCCCAGAGACTTGCGCAGTGTGCCCTGACTGCCGTGGGTAACGAAGATATCCGGGATTCCCAGCGACTTGAGAGGGATGGGCGATCCTGCCCTGGCGAGCACCTCTCCGACACCGCTGCCGAATCCTCCGATAAGCACGTTCTCTTCAAGGGTAAGGATGCGCTGCGTCCGCGCCGCCACCTCTGCCAGGAGCTTTTCGTCCATGGGCTTTATGAAGCGGCCGTTGACGACGCCGGCGTCTATGCCGTCGCCGGCGAGTATTTGGGCGGCCTCCATGGCCATTGCCACCATGTTCCCGCAGGCCATCATGGTGACGTCTTTGCCTTCCCGCAGTATCTCCCATGTACCGAAAGGTATCTCGCGGAAATCATCTTCAATGGGCACACCCAGGGCCTCCCCGCGGGGGTAGCGGATGGCAACGGGCCTTTCGTAGCGGTATGCCGAATAGATCATCTGTTTGAGTTCGTTCTCGTCCTTGGGCGCCATGACGACCATGTTCGGGATATGACGGAAATAGGAGAGGTCGTAAACGCCGTGATGGGTCGGCCCGTCCTGCCCGACGATCCCGCTCCTGTCTACCGCAAACACCACAGGCAGGTTCTGGAGACAGACATCGAGGATGATCTGGTCGTACGCCCTTTGCAGGAATGTGGAATAAATTGCGACAAAGGGTTTGAGCCCGCCCAGCGCAAGGGCGGCAGAAAAGGTGACTCCGTGCTGCTCGGCGATGCCGATGTCGTAGAACCTGTCGGGGAAGAGATCGGAGAATTTGTCGAGGCCCGTGCCGAGACCCATGGCGGCCGTGACGGCCACGACCCTCTCGTCCATTTTCGCCAGCTCGATGATGGTATCGCCGAAGACGTCCGTATAGGTCTTCTTACCCTTGGAAAGGCTGTATCCCGTGGTGAGCTCGAAGGTTGAGATGCCATGAAACCGTTCAGGGTCGTCCTCCGCGTGGGTGTAGCCCTTCCCCTTTCGGGTGATGACGTGGACGAGAAGCGGCCCCTTGAGTCTGCTTACGTTCCTGAATGTCTCAAGGAGATGCTCCATGTTGTGGCCATCGACGGGACCGACGTAGGTGAAGCCAAACTCCTCGAACAACATGCCCGGCCCGAAGATCCCCTTGACGGCCTCCTCGAGGTACCGTGCGGTCTTGTATATCGTGGGCATGGTTTTCATCCGGGCCTTCATCTCTTCCCGGATGTTGCTCATGAACTCTCCCGTCATGATGCGGTTGAGGTGGGCGGCAAGCCCGCCGACGTTCTTTGATATGGACATCTCGTTATCGTTGAGGACGACGATGATATCGCTTCGCAGATGACCTGCGTGGTTCAAGGCCTCAAAAGCCATCCCCCCCGTCAGCGAGCCGTCTCCGATAACGGCTATGATCTTGGAGGACGAACCCAACTTTGCCTTGCTTTCGGCAAGCCCCGTGGCGATGGATATGGAGTTGCTGGCATGGCCCGTGTCGAATACATCATAGGGGCTTTCCGCCTTGCAGGGAAAACCGGAGAGGCCCGCGTCCTGGCGGATGGTGCAAAAACTCTCCCGGCGGCCCGTCAGGAGTTTGCAGGTGTAACACTGATGGCCGACGTCCCAGACGATCTTGTCGTCGGGTGTGTTGAAGATGTAATAGAGGGCAATGCTGAGTTCCACGGCGCCGAGATTTGAGGCAAGATGACCGCCCGTTCGGGATATGACATCCGTTATGTAGGGACGTATCTCGGCGGCGAGTTCGATAAGCTGGGCAAGGGACAACCGTTTCAGGTCATCGGGAGAATTGATCGTTTGAAGAAGCATTACGAAACCCGGTTGCCGATAAAGCGCGCTATGTCCTCAAGGACACGGCCGTTTTCTCCCAGGAAGGATATGGACTTGATTGCCTCATCGACGAGTTGTTCCAGCTTGTATTTGGAAGCGAGAATACCGTAATGCTTCACATAGGTCTGCTTGTTGGCGTCTTTCTTCAACTTCTTGCCGACCATTTCCTCGTCGCCTTCCACGTCGAGGATGTCGTCCATGATCTGGAAGGCGAGCCCTATGGCATCGCCGTAGCGGGTGAAATTCTTCAGTTCCCTGATCTTGGCGCCGCCGGCTATAGCGCCGACCCGGACGGATGCGCGAAGCATCGCCGCCGTCTTGTGGGAATGAATGTAATGGAGGATATTCCTGGTGCCTTCCTTTTTCTCATATATTATGTCCATTACCTGACCGCCGACCATCCCTTCGGCACCGGCGGCATAGGCTATCTCGAACACGATCTGCCTGGATATCTTCGGGCTCACCCTTTCTGAGAACCTTGCATCGGTGAGCACCCTGAATGCCTCCGTAAGGAGGCCGTCACCGGCCATGATCGCCACGGCTTCGCCGAAGGCCTTGTGGCACGTCGGCCTGCCCCGTCGCGTGTCGTCGTTGTCCACGCAGGGAAGGTCGTCATGGATGAGGGAATAGGTATGTATCATCTCGAGGGTGCAGAAAGAGGGGAGGAAGTCGTCGGCGCTCTTTCCTTTCGCCTCGCAAGCGGCTATGGCAAGGATCGGGCGGATCTTCTTTCCGTTGCTGAAGAGCATGTATTCCATGGCGTTCCTGAGGACGCCGGGGGTTGAAATGAAACTTGTGCAGATGTCCCTGAGCATGTTCTCGACGATGATCT is a window from the Syntrophorhabdaceae bacterium genome containing:
- the gmk gene encoding guanylate kinase, with product MNDGRKGVLIVVSGPSGVGKSTLIERFLREDDHSAFSVSYTTRQKRVHEFNGKDYHFVDKATFEAMVAKGHFLEWENVHGNLYGTPRAEILATLETGKDIILDIDVKGAINISGTCSAARLIFIEPPSVAELINRLSLRGEKEIETRMKRVEEEIARKDHFGYTIVNDDLGKAYTTFQKAIDDIRRQDHGKNNC
- the dxs gene encoding 1-deoxy-D-xylulose-5-phosphate synthase — translated: MLLQTINSPDDLKRLSLAQLIELAAEIRPYITDVISRTGGHLASNLGAVELSIALYYIFNTPDDKIVWDVGHQCYTCKLLTGRRESFCTIRQDAGLSGFPCKAESPYDVFDTGHASNSISIATGLAESKAKLGSSSKIIAVIGDGSLTGGMAFEALNHAGHLRSDIIVVLNDNEMSISKNVGGLAAHLNRIMTGEFMSNIREEMKARMKTMPTIYKTARYLEEAVKGIFGPGMLFEEFGFTYVGPVDGHNMEHLLETFRNVSRLKGPLLVHVITRKGKGYTHAEDDPERFHGISTFELTTGYSLSKGKKTYTDVFGDTIIELAKMDERVVAVTAAMGLGTGLDKFSDLFPDRFYDIGIAEQHGVTFSAALALGGLKPFVAIYSTFLQRAYDQIILDVCLQNLPVVFAVDRSGIVGQDGPTHHGVYDLSYFRHIPNMVVMAPKDENELKQMIYSAYRYERPVAIRYPRGEALGVPIEDDFREIPFGTWEILREGKDVTMMACGNMVAMAMEAAQILAGDGIDAGVVNGRFIKPMDEKLLAEVAARTQRILTLEENVLIGGFGSGVGEVLARAGSPIPLKSLGIPDIFVTHGSQGTLRKSLGIDLDGIVRTVRTWLKKE
- a CDS encoding TlyA family RNA methyltransferase, whose translation is MVKERIDTLLTRRGLAPSREKARVLVMAGEVYADGQRVLKADNRVDDTVCLEVRGNPIPYVSYGGVKLKAALDAFGLAVKGRTALDIGSSTGGFTDCLLKEGARKVYAVDSGTHQLHEKLRNDVRIILRENFNARYLVLDDIGEMVDIITIDVSFISLKKIIPAAVGVLGDEGRIVSLVKPQFEVGRYNVGKGGIVKDREKIETVLTDIREFGQTLGIGAVETVEAPRERERKNREYFILWERSGAPNR
- the hcp gene encoding hydroxylamine reductase; amino-acid sequence: MFCYQCEQTAQREGCSKVGVCGKQPDVAALQDLLVYVTAELSYFAREALKQGLKTDRATNLLAAEALFHTLTNVDFDTERLRDMIGSVAARRDDLIGKIAAKGGNPHLPGGRTPTMPDHATEGLVKQGEAVGFQIIRNENADVTSLMHTLVFGLRGVAAYAYHAALLNKEDEVVYTFIYDALAEVLENKLGLNEWLGLVLKCGEINLKAMELLDAANTETYGHPVPTAVPLGSRKGKAILVSGHDLKDLEEILKQTEGKGIYVYTHGEMLPCHGYPKLKTYSHFYGHYGTAWQNQHKEFANFPGSIIMTTNCIQKPLESYSENIFTTGPVAWPGVAHIANGEYKPAIDRALALPGFDADTNGREVMVGFARNAVMGVADKVIDAVKAGKIRHFFLVAGCDGAKPGRNYYTEFVEKVPDDCIVLTLACGKFRFFDKQLGDIGGIPRLLDIGQCNDAYSAIQIALALSKAFNVGVNELPLSFVLSWYEQKAVAILLTLLYLGIRNMRLGPTLPAFITPNILNVLVEKYNIKPITTPDQDLKEILG
- a CDS encoding YicC family protein, with protein sequence MPKSMTGFAKIEKEFPEGRIMSEARSLNSRYLETNIRLPRGDYASEQKLRDLVKRHVKRGKVDVTIKWEKTVDEMTIPRVNGNIVRQYAAMARDLKENYGLKGNLTIENIFTLKDVFIYEENNTLPEEILTQTCSDLLVALNAERAREGEYIKNDLLGRLETIVANLSEIETGWPAVIKAHEEKLRSKIAEITQSVAVDETRVLQEIAIYMERLDISEEIVRLTGHLDNFRGTLSSLEAIGRKLDFIIQEMVRETNTIGSKSNDLYINERVIRIKVEIEKIREQVQNVE
- a CDS encoding DUF4416 family protein, yielding MGKIRRPQQVRLFASIIFDADVDLEAVLRHLAGAMGPIEEKTPPVLFTHTTYYEKEMGAGLYRFFVLFTPLVERETLPDIKMITNDVEDLFTRDGRRTVNIDSGYIALEHVILATTKGYAHRVYLGKGIHADLTLIFSSGTYRALQWTYPDYAEEQTITLFNRWRELCKGSLRACGQRARHT
- a CDS encoding 4Fe-4S dicluster domain-containing protein, with amino-acid sequence MRTARKIVHIDEEKCNGCGQCVAACAEGAIELVGGKARLVAERYCDGLAACLGECPVDAISIIEREADSFDQEAVERYLTAKKTIGAGSGENPPFTDPAESPALPCGCPSTQLQMFTPPPEEQTGEPGTRQATRLTHWPVQIKLVPPTAPFLRNADLLVASDCTSVAYPNFHEDLLKGRVVMMGCPKFDDTAEYIEKFTRIFSTADIKSVTIAIMEVPCCSKMPLIVETAMKRSGKTIPTETIVISSRGNMVRRTALET
- a CDS encoding cupin domain-containing protein; translation: MKITDLSKVEKVRMTMEGASGAWKQIPLAKADGVPAYSLRVFTIEPGGHTPYHGHPFEHMNYIIDGEGALVDSEGKEQPVQKGDFALVLPGEVHQYKNTAADRPLVMICLVPKDYE
- a CDS encoding phospholipase D family protein, producing MKGSIYRSLAVLFILFVLPWHLGAADVVLNNAPASVCFSPHGGATRAIVRQIGEATRELLVEAYLFTSKPIQTALVKARKRGVEVDVILDGYEQREHKHVAARVLRAGGVSVWLDDRHACAHNKVIVVDRQTVITGSFNFTYAAEGKNAENLLIITSRELAALYTDNFLKHRRHSKRY
- a CDS encoding polyprenyl synthetase family protein, which translates into the protein MDLANYLHDKKIIVENMLRDICTSFISTPGVLRNAMEYMLFSNGKKIRPILAIAACEAKGKSADDFLPSFCTLEMIHTYSLIHDDLPCVDNDDTRRGRPTCHKAFGEAVAIMAGDGLLTEAFRVLTDARFSERVSPKISRQIVFEIAYAAGAEGMVGGQVMDIIYEKKEGTRNILHYIHSHKTAAMLRASVRVGAIAGGAKIRELKNFTRYGDAIGLAFQIMDDILDVEGDEEMVGKKLKKDANKQTYVKHYGILASKYKLEQLVDEAIKSISFLGENGRVLEDIARFIGNRVS
- the rpoZ gene encoding DNA-directed RNA polymerase subunit omega, which produces MARITVEDCMELVENRFELVHLAARRSKQLIKGAKPLTKSTNREIVTSLREIAEKQIYFEKKESSPLETKDTPYQLSTFTP